The nucleotide window CTGTAATCGTGGGGACAAATCTCATGCTTCTTTAGTTTCGCAAAACAAAGGAAGCATGAGGTCCGTCCCTGTGCATCGGTTCAATCCTTGTGAGGACAGATAATGATTAAGAGTTGATAGCAACCATACAATCACTTAAATAATACCCTTGAAATTGACAAGTGCACTGTTCAACAGTCTTATTGTATCCGAGTATTAGGGAACTTTCTTAATACTTGTCTCGCCAATAGAAATGGTACAACATCTTCGTATTGTCTTATATATTCCCTATTTGGACGATTAGTATATATATCTAAAAATAACTTAACGTAATCGTTAAAGTTATCAACCTTATGGTCTTTCTTAATAAATTGGTCAATACAGGATGCTAAGCCAGGGTGTTCATTTGGAAAACTAATTTCTTCGTTAATATAGGAGGCGGGAATAGGAAATGGTAGCTTACGTTTATCGGAGAATTCACCATAGGCAAAGGAATCAATTTTTGAACTAGCAACATTTACTTCTCTCATAATATCTTCTAAAGTATGCTCATCATCCCAACCTTTTTGTATGTTATACCCATAATTTGAATTGGTAGTACCAAATTGGTCTATATAAAAAACCTCCAGGTAGTTTAATGTTTTTTGAAGTCTCTCCATATTTTCTGTCGAGATTAAAAATTTTTCAATAATATAAAAGTCGAACTGATCTGCACCATACTCTTTAAATTCATTCTGCAATTTGCAGTTATGCATTTCACCTAAACGAAGCTTACTCTCTCTTTCAGATCTTAAATAAGCGTAGATTTTTTGAGAGGTTTGTCCAATGTATATCTTTCCATTGACTTTGTTAAAAATAGCATATATACCGCAAACCTTATGTGTTTCATGAAAGATTAGTGATGCCTTTTGGTGTAACGCATGAAGTAGTTTTCTCCTAAACTCGATCTTCTCTCTATTCATATATACATCCCCCTTTATAAACATAGTATTAAGAAGAAATTAATGATATGACATGTGTTTATAGACAACTTAATACTAGATTGGAATCCAAGTTGTCGCTTACATACAGATTACAGAAACAAAAAAATAAGCCAAACATTTAACATATTGTTTGTAATATTATGACATATTGTTTCATATCCATGTATTGAGCGTGTCTACTTTTTTTAGGGGGAAACGAAATGTTAAAAATGAAAGATGTATATGAATCATTGGAAAAGCACACAATACAGCTTGAATCAGTAAATGGAAATTACTACGAAGCGAAATACGGTGAAACTGATCTTGAAGAGTTAAGAAGTACCTTAAATGCTTTATGTGAAAAGTTACCGTCAGATGAAAGTGTGTCTCGTACACTGGAATTAATTGATTATGATACACCATTCAATAAATTGGTTTCAATGAAAGAAGTGGAACTAAGTGAATTAGAGGAAAATGGTGTTTTAGATCCCGATTCCTATGATGCTGGTTCTTTGATCTCGGAAAAGTCGGAAGAAAGATATTATACTTTATTTGAAGAAGCCCGAACCGATTTGGAAGAATTAATAAATTTGATTCATGTCATTTGTATTTGTGAATAAACTGGAATTCTAGTGCCTGACCCTCGGTGAACTGCTCCCTGTCAAGTAGACAGTGGAAATAATAAAAATGTTTTAAGCGGCTTTAGCCCTATATTCCATAGGACTAGGGCCGTTTAGTCGTTTTTGATATCTGTCATAATTATAGAAACGTATGTACTCATTTATCGCAATGGAGAGCTCCTCAAATGTATCGTACTTATGCAAATGATATTTTTCACATTTGAGCGTAACCCAAAAAGATTCCATTGGACTATTATCTATGCATCGACTAACCCGTGACATATTTTGTGTCATTTTCGCCTCATCGATCCGTTGCTTAAACCCATGCGAGGTGTATTGAAAGCCACGGTCACTATGGATAAGTGGACGTTCCTCGTTAAAAGCGCTACCGCTTGGTCGAACGTTTCGAAGACGAGGGAATTATTATTAGAATGGCCTAGAACATAACTAACAATAGATCCATCAAATAGATCACGAATAGCGCTTAAATAAGCCTTTTTTTGATTGTCCAGGGGGGCGTGGGGCCTGACCCCCGGACTGATAAAACAGTACAACGTTAAAGTGATAAACTGTGGCCTTGGTGACTGATCACCGCTAAAGTGTAAAAATTAACGTAAGAAGAATGTAGGTGTTGGGTCTCATTTATTATTAAAGGTTTTGGGACTAATTTTGTTGTCATTTTAGTTTGAAAGAATATGAATTTGCTATAAGGAGGTAGCAACTAAATATTGTGAGGGGAGGTGGGTTGTCTCGCTTCTTTCCTTTTTCTGATAAAATATAAAAAATTTATATCTTGCTTAATAAAGGAATTTGTCAGTTTTTGTTGAATAGATATAATTGAACTAGTCCACTCTGTTGTTAGAACGCATATATTAATGGCCACGTTATCCTCTATATTTACAAATGACCCTATAAGCAATCCGTAAATTCCTATCATTATTATTCTCATTGGAACTTATTTTCACCTTAATTTTTGCTATCACTATAATTGTCCTATAGATAGGAGTGATTGAATGGCCAGGCCACATCGTGTTTGGTACCAAGGAGCGATTTATCACATTACGGCTAGAGGTAATCGTCGAACATCGCTTTTTCATAACCGGGAAGATTATCTTACTTATTTAAATCTACTACTAGAAGTTAAGGAAATGTCTCCATTCATTTTACACTCCTACTGTCTCATGACCAATCACATTCATCTACAACTCGAGACTACTACTTATCATATCAAAGTCATTATGAAAGAACTTCATTCCAAATATGCCGTTTATTTTAATAAGAAGTACAACTACATTGGCCATGTTTTTCAAGGGAGATATGGTGGAGAATTGATAGAAGATGATCGCTATTTTTTAGAAGTCAGTCGCTATATTCATCGTAATCCTTTGGAAGCGAGTATGATTGAGTGTTTATCTTCATATGAATGGAGCAGTTACCCCGTTTATGTCAATCTTCTAGAAAATCAGTATGTATATCTTCAGCGAACACTCAATTATTTTCCCGATCCGAAGTTTCAAAACTATAAACGATTTGTAGAGAAAACAACTTTACAAGACAAGGAGATCGAAACATGGTTACAAAAATCATGAGCATTGGCCTAAAAGGAGTGGAAGGCTATCGTGTCCAAGTAGAAGTGCAAACACTTGAAGCGATGGAAATGTTTATTATTGTTGGCTTGCCGGATGCATCTGTTAAAGAGTCAAAGGAACGAGTAACCGCTGCGCTTTACTCGTTAGGCTATCCTTTAGTTAGTCAAAAAACGGTTATAAATCTTTCGCCAGCCGAACAAAAGAAAAATGGACCGCTCTTTGATTTGCCGATGGCGATTGGAATCCTAAAAAGCATTGGAGGAATAAAAGCAAAGATACCTTCCTCAACCTGTTTCATCGGTGCGCTATCATTAGATGGATCGATTTTGCCATTTGAAGGGATGTTATCTGCAGCTCTGGCAGCTAAACGATTAGGATTTTCCCTTTTGTACATGCCTTATAATGCAGACTTACCGGAAATCCGCATAGAAGGCCTTGAGATTATCTATGTTAGCAGTTTATATGAAGTTCTCCAACATTTATCTGGGCAAAATATCCTGCAATTTACTTTTCCAACAAGATTACAAGAAGAAGAGCCTGAATATGATCATGATTTTAGCCATATAATCGGTCACCAATTTGCAAAACGGGCACTTGAAATTGCAGCAGCGGGTGACCACCATCTGTTTATGACCGGCCCACCTGGATGTGGTAAAAGCTTATTAGCCGAAACGTTTCCCTCTATTCTACCACCTTTGTCACATGAAGCGCAGCTAGAAAAGGTTAGCTTATATCAATTGGCTGGCATCGATTATGAAACGCTCTCCATGCCTTCCTTCAGANTTAGCCATATAATCGGTCACCAATTTGCAAAACGGGCACTTGAAATTGCAGCAGCGGGTGACCACCATCTGTTTATGACCGGCCCACCTGGATGTGGTAAAAGCTTATTAGCCGAAACGTTTCCCTCTATTCTACCACCTTTGTCACATGAAGCGCAGCTAGAAAAGGTTAGCTTATATCAATTGGCTGGCATCGATTATGAAACGCTCTCCATGCCTTCCTTCAGAAGTCCCCATCATTCAGCATCAAGTGTATC belongs to Bacillus sp. Marseille-P3661 and includes:
- a CDS encoding GIY-YIG nuclease family protein, producing MNREKIEFRRKLLHALHQKASLIFHETHKVCGIYAIFNKVNGKIYIGQTSQKIYAYLRSERESKLRLGEMHNCKLQNEFKEYGADQFDFYIIEKFLISTENMERLQKTLNYLEVFYIDQFGTTNSNYGYNIQKGWDDEHTLEDIMREVNVASSKIDSFAYGEFSDKRKLPFPIPASYINEEISFPNEHPGLASCIDQFIKKDHKVDNFNDYVKLFLDIYTNRPNREYIRQYEDVVPFLLARQVLRKFPNTRIQ
- a CDS encoding transposase, coding for MARPHRVWYQGAIYHITARGNRRTSLFHNREDYLTYLNLLLEVKEMSPFILHSYCLMTNHIHLQLETTTYHIKVIMKELHSKYAVYFNKKYNYIGHVFQGRYGGELIEDDRYFLEVSRYIHRNPLEASMIECLSSYEWSSYPVYVNLLENQYVYLQRTLNYFPDPKFQNYKRFVEKTTLQDKEIETWLQKS